The Carassius carassius chromosome 32, fCarCar2.1, whole genome shotgun sequence DNA window ctgaccaagtagaaaatatataaaacgggtaaaaaaaaaaaaaaaatcagttttagagcatttatcaatcagaatttttcaagttttttggaacataaatttaaatatacatttaaataaaataaatacaactttataaataaaaatcagttaaactgaaattttttaaaaatgaaatatataaaaaataaataatagtagtgctGCAAAACAActagcaacatttgtgtttggtataaatgacagaaaatctaaagtgcattctaatttcaaacttacatagcagtctgttcattattaaaataaagtacagtcaaccaaaaataaaatgttacactgGTCAGAATAAATAGACCTTATACCGGTCCActcgtttttgctcatgtgaagaggatgatgtTTTCCGTCTATGTGCAAATGCGTGTAAAGTACAAGcatagtttacataaaaaaataaataaattgtagttTTACATTCAAATACactgcgaatatggaaacatttggatttgtgagAGCTGCCACCTTCTCCCCATGCACAGTGAAATTCTCCGACTCCGATACAGGAAAAATAAAACCGAACTTATAACATTGGtgctaattcaattcaattcaagtttatttgtaaagtgctttttacgatacaaatcattacaaagcaactttacagaaaattacgtttctacaatatttagtagtagcttacagCTTGCTAATATGTTAGCAAGAAGGCTGCTGATAGTTTTCGACTATAGTCCTTAAAGTTAACTGCAAGTAAGCAAACCTTTAACCAGCTGTATCAATATGCCAGTTCCCGATGGTTCTAtgctatttgttttttctttcactAAGTGAAGCAACACGTCATAGTTTACTAGTAATATATAGTTAATATATGTCCATAGGACTTTGAAATATCAGAATTTAAGCCTTACCTGTTGTTGAATTTTCTAAAAggtttggcttggggtccttcacatgcggcagcaacactttccaccgcaccattaacacggggctgcccgcagacatgcctgactttaaatcggcgctactaaacacggatatcggccgatgctggtatatatatatatatatatatatattttaaaaaaacaacaacaaaaaaaaggcaaatatCGGCCTGATATATCGGCCACTCGATATATCGGTCGACGTCTagttgtgcttaatatttttatggaaaaccATGTtgttattaagcagcacaactgttttcaacagttaATACtagtaaatgtaatgtaacaatAATGTCATggatggatcatgtgacaatgaagactgaagaAATGAGTGCTGAAAAAAATTTagcttatgttttaaaatatattaaaatagatattgTATTATAATTACTAATAACATTACCGTTTCTAATCCATTCGgaaacataaaatatgtattaaacgtacatttgaaatgcattaaacccagtttacatttaaaatgtcacaACTATAACATTTGAAATACCTCTAATATGTCCACGTAATATGTGAAATGagaagatgataaaaaaaaagagctaaCCATATTCTCTTCACTCTCAGACATGCAGAAGTTTCCGCTGAGAATGAAGGACAATGACTTGTTGGTGACAGAGCTGTACCACGACCCATCGAACGATGCCATCACGGCCCTCAGTGTCTACCTGACTCCTAAAACCAGTATGTCCAAAGATGGTTAACTAGTCTTACCAAGATGAATGAAGTGGTTAGTGTGGTCAGTCACTGATCTCACTGTGTTTGCAGGTGTGAGTGGGAACTGGATTGAGATAGCCTATGGAACCAGCTCAGGGGCCGTGCGTGTCATCGTGCAGCATCCAGAGACCGTTGGATCTGGTCCACAGCTCTTCCAGACCTTCACTGTCCATCGCAGCCCTGTCACTAAGATTATGCTCTCTGAAAAGCACTTAGTTTCAGGTAAAAACTACTCCGATATAAGATGATATAACGCAAAATGGTGGTGGTCTGTAATTTCGGCCTGTTTTTGTTGAAGTGTGTGCTGACAATAATCACGTACGCACATGGACGGTGACACGCttcagaggcatgatctccactCAGCCAGGATCTACTCCGCTGGCCTCCTTTAAGATCATCTCACTGGAGGAGACAGAGAGCCACAGCAGCTATTCCTCCGGCAATGACATTGGTGAGAGTCTTGCCTTATATCGGTACACTTAGAACTGAAAAGCTGCTATTGTCCTAACATAGTCAGTTAAATATCACTTCATCTGCTGTTTCCATTCAGGCCCATTTGGAGAGAGAGATGACCAACAGGTGTTCATTCAGAAAGTCATTCCTATTACCAACAAACTCTTTGTTCGTCTCTCCTCTACAGGAAAAAGGTACATTTTGAGACCCGTTTAATTCTTAAACAAGGTGCACACTGCATAATAAGCTTAATAAATATCTCATGATTTAGTGTTGCTATTCATGGGTATTTAGAGTACTATTAAAAAgactcattccaaacctgtatgttttGTGGAAcgtaaaattgatttattttcataCCTGTATTTCAGGATCTGTGAGGTGCAAGCTGTAGATGGCACCACCATCACATGTTTTACAGTGCGAGAGTGTGAAGGCTCGAGCCGCATGGGCTCCAGACCTCGCCGTTACCTCTTCACTGGCCATGCCAACGGCAGCATTCAGATGTGGGACCTCACCACTGCCATGGACACGGTCAACAAGAGTGACGACAAAGCCAAGCGGGAACCAGGTCTGATTATTACTGTGGACAAAATAAGGACAATAAATAGTCTGTTTGATACAGTTGTGAAATGATGTTACCTGTCTGCAGAGGTGGGAGGTCCAACTGAGGAGGAGCTGCTGAAGCTGCTTGACCAATGTGATTTGAGCACATCTCGCTGTGCCACGCCCAACATCAGCCCCGCCCCCTCTGTACTGCAGCACAGCCGGCTGCGAGAGTCCTGCTCCAGGTACTACAGTCCAAAAGCTTATTAACAAAACTCTGAAACTCCGAAAGTCTGAAAAATTGTAGTGCAGTGATGTGTAAGCTAGATGAACTTCTAATTGTTTAGATCCTGAATTTGCTGTCATTCTGGTATTCAAACTCAAACATTGATAAAATTCAGTACGTATGAATAGCTGTGGTATAAAAAAAGTTTATGTTTTATGTCGACATGAACGGACCTTAAAGGttttgttcactcaaaaatgaaaattctgtaattaattactcaccctcatgtcgttccaaacctttaagACCTTCGGatcacaaattaagatgttttttgatgaaatctgagagctttctgaccctgcatagacagcaagggaactaccacAGAAAGGTAGtatggacattgttaaaatagtccatgtgacatcagtgattcaaccgttgTGGTACTGTCATGAACATGTTGAAatcagaagagaagaaattgttgaataagcACAAAATGTACTCTCGTAGCTTCAAGaatttacggttgaaccactgacgtCACATGAACTAATGTAACAATGTTCTTActgcctttctgggccttgaatgttaTAGTTACTTTGCTGTATATACAgaatcagaaagctcttggatttcatcaataatatcttaatttgtggtcttaatggtttggaacaacatgagggtgagtaaataatgacagaatttccatttttagctgaaaatgtaaatgtactccATAGTGATGATCACAGCTGTTAAAAGAGCCATTGAACGATATGACTGATGCTATAATTGTTTGAAggcacttatttaaaaaattacaaatgattaTGGCAATCACAAAAAATTATCTCTGAATAACATCCTATATTTCAGTCCGTTCCTCAGGGAAAGCTTTCAAATGACTAAGATTGTACAGCACATTACACATGAgctacttttatgttttttttggccTTGGTCACTATGAGAAGTTGTATGGAAGAAGTCTGCAGAAATATCAATTCATAAGTAATATTGTAATCAAGTAATGtcaaaattgtaattatttggGTAAACTAATCCTTTGTTAATGTTCTTAATGAATTTTAAGATTAAATGTTATTTCGTCATTTCTACAGTCTTCAGCTGCAGACTCAGGAGCCCATCGCTGAGACGGCCACCTATGGAGCCTTGCGGCCGTACCGAGAAAGCCCCTTGCTGGCCCGTGCTCGACGCACAGAGAGCTTCCACAGCTACAGAGACTTCCACAGCTTAAACCTGACCAAGGCCCTGCTGGAGAACCACGGACAATGTGGATCCATGGAGGACGAGAACAACGCTGAGGACCCAGACAAAAGgaactccaccatggatctctgGGGGTCCAGATCATCTGAAACCCAGTCTGCAGCCACACGTAAACCCCCAGACAGCCCCGGAGACCAGCAGCGAAGGGCCCATTTGATGGAGGAAGGGGCTGCTGACTTTAGACCGGATGGAGCCAGGAGGAGGGGTGCATTTGAAGCTAATTTTCTAAGCAGGAAAAAGGGCCCTCCGGTTCCACAGCTGAGCCCCCCACCTGCAGGAGCTGATGGAGGGGGCAGCGACTCGTCCAGCACCGCCTCACCCTCGCCAACTAAAGTGTCCACATCTCCACGCCATCGCAAGGCTCCTGACGCAGCATGTGAGTGATGGCTTACACAGATTTGTCATACGCAGACGACGTACCAAATACAATAATCAATGACAGGTAAAAGAAAT harbors:
- the kctd3 gene encoding BTB/POZ domain-containing protein KCTD3 is translated as MAGIGNSSTPGMGDIIQLNVGGTRFSTSRQTLTWIPDSFFSSLLSGRISTLRDETGAIFIDRDPTAFAPILNFLRTKELDLRGVNISILRHEAEFYGITPLVRRLLLCEELERSSCGSVLFHGYLPPPALPARSSAGEQGAAVAGPEERSGPSGAEGGYPRSCPQSSLPGPSGADGPRRLGSPVDPRKVLIVAGHHNWIVAAYAHFVICYRIKESSGWQQVFSSPYLDWAIERVALNAKVVGGPHGDKDKMVAASSESSIILWSIQDGGSGSEIGVFSLGVPVDSLFFIGSQLVATSHTGKVGVWNAVTQHWQVQDVVPITSCDTAGSFLLLGCNNGSVYYIDMQKFPLRMKDNDLLVTELYHDPSNDAITALSVYLTPKTSVSGNWIEIAYGTSSGAVRVIVQHPETVGSGPQLFQTFTVHRSPVTKIMLSEKHLVSVCADNNHVRTWTVTRFRGMISTQPGSTPLASFKIISLEETESHSSYSSGNDIGPFGERDDQQVFIQKVIPITNKLFVRLSSTGKRICEVQAVDGTTITCFTVRECEGSSRMGSRPRRYLFTGHANGSIQMWDLTTAMDTVNKSDDKAKREPEVGGPTEEELLKLLDQCDLSTSRCATPNISPAPSVLQHSRLRESCSSLQLQTQEPIAETATYGALRPYRESPLLARARRTESFHSYRDFHSLNLTKALLENHGQCGSMEDENNAEDPDKRNSTMDLWGSRSSETQSAATRKPPDSPGDQQRRAHLMEEGAADFRPDGARRRGAFEANFLSRKKGPPVPQLSPPPAGADGGGSDSSSTASPSPTKVSTSPRHRKAPDAACE